From the genome of Rhodobacteraceae bacterium Araon29, one region includes:
- a CDS encoding ATP-binding cassette domain-containing protein, with product MSLLQLSNVTAFYGKAQALYGVDLTVEPGQVTALMGRNGMGKSTSIKVICRMIAHHSGTVEFEGQNIAHLPSHRVARLGVGLVPEGRRCFAPLTVQENLIAAARDGDWTLERVFALFPRLKDRKAQKAATLSGGEQQMLAIGRALMTNPKLMILDEATEGLAPVVRHEIWQAIRSLKGSALSFLLVDKSLKELATVTDQAVIIERGQTVWSGTFSQLTDDLQNRYLGV from the coding sequence ATGAGCCTTTTGCAGCTGTCCAATGTGACCGCCTTTTATGGCAAGGCGCAGGCGCTTTACGGGGTTGATCTCACAGTAGAGCCGGGTCAGGTGACAGCGCTTATGGGGCGCAATGGAATGGGAAAATCCACATCGATCAAAGTCATCTGCCGTATGATTGCCCACCACAGCGGCACTGTCGAATTTGAAGGCCAAAACATTGCCCATTTGCCAAGCCATCGGGTGGCACGGCTTGGGGTGGGATTGGTGCCCGAAGGGCGGCGGTGCTTTGCGCCTTTGACCGTACAGGAAAATCTTATTGCGGCTGCGCGTGACGGCGATTGGACGCTTGAGCGGGTTTTTGCACTTTTCCCGCGCCTAAAGGATCGCAAAGCCCAAAAAGCCGCGACCCTATCGGGCGGGGAACAGCAAATGCTGGCTATTGGCCGGGCGCTGATGACCAATCCAAAACTCATGATCCTTGATGAGGCCACAGAAGGCCTAGCGCCCGTTGTCAGGCATGAGATATGGCAAGCCATTCGAAGCCTGAAAGGCAGCGCTCTTTCCTTTTTGCTGGTGGATAAATCCCTAAAAGAGCTGGCAACGGTCACAGATCAGGCTGTGATTATAGAGCGCGGTCAAACCGTTTGGTCGGGAACGTTTTCCCAGCTTACCGACGATCTGCAAAATCGGTATCTGGGGGTCTGA
- a CDS encoding TIM barrel protein has product MTDFSYQLYSSRKFGPLEATLEMVAKCGYKQVEAYGGLYEDLDRLEKALSANSLIMPTGHFDLTLVEKTPNQAIEIAKRLGMTAVIVPFLDQDDRPGDAKGWTKFADRLSEAGKPILDAGLTFGWHNHDFEFNTLEGGEKPLDLILQSENGVSLELDLAWVAVGDESPVEWVKKYASKLVSVHLKDIAPKGECVSEDGWADVGHGTMNWSEIMDAVRKTNCSYFVMEHDNPSDDVRFAQRSIAAASKF; this is encoded by the coding sequence ATGACTGATTTTTCATACCAGCTATATTCCTCTAGAAAATTCGGTCCACTTGAGGCGACATTAGAAATGGTTGCCAAATGTGGATATAAGCAAGTCGAGGCATATGGCGGGTTGTACGAGGATTTGGATCGGCTTGAAAAAGCTCTGTCTGCCAATAGTCTTATCATGCCTACAGGTCACTTTGATTTGACCTTGGTTGAAAAAACGCCAAACCAAGCAATTGAAATTGCAAAACGTCTGGGGATGACTGCTGTCATCGTACCGTTTCTGGATCAAGATGACCGCCCCGGTGATGCCAAGGGCTGGACAAAGTTCGCAGACCGCCTTTCTGAAGCTGGCAAGCCTATTTTAGACGCGGGTTTAACCTTTGGGTGGCACAATCATGACTTTGAGTTCAATACCCTAGAGGGTGGCGAAAAACCATTGGACCTTATTCTACAATCTGAAAATGGCGTTTCGCTTGAATTGGATTTGGCCTGGGTTGCGGTTGGAGACGAAAGCCCGGTCGAATGGGTTAAAAAATACGCCAGTAAATTGGTTTCTGTGCATTTAAAGGACATCGCACCCAAAGGCGAATGTGTCTCTGAGGACGGCTGGGCAGACGTTGGCCATGGAACTATGAATTGGTCAGAAATAATGGACGCCGTGCGCAAAACCAACTGCAGCTATTTTGTCATGGAACATGACAATCCAAGTGATGATGTGCGCTTTGCACAGAGATCAATTGCTGCCGCAAGTAAATTTTGA
- a CDS encoding family 43 glycosylhydrolase has protein sequence MISNPILPGFNADPSICRVGPDYFIATSTFEWYPGVQIHHSTDLINWKLVSRPLKRVAQLDMRGNPDSCGIWAPCLSYSNGKFWLVYTDVKRLDGAFKDTHNYIVTCSDIDGDWSDPTYVNSSGFDPSLFHDRDGQKWFLNMQWNHRGDGTGGNPANASFDGILLQRWSESGGLTGPVHNIFAGSPLGLVEAPHLFWRDGYYYLTTAEGGTGYDHAVTMARSKDITGPYELHPNAHLICHSNAPDDPIQRTGHGQYVETLDGEFYHTFLMGRPIPDANGKGRYCPMGRETGIEKCIWKDGWLYLEHGGALARETVPPPKAAQTAKRDVGIASVSHRFRAGLPDEFQWLRTPHPERIFHTGADGLTLIGRESIGSWFEQALVARRQTDFSYRVETTLATFDPDTYQQAAGLTTYYNRHKFHALVVSYEAGVGRVLSLMSCNGDYPEGALELPLAQPLPLADGPVELRVDVDHAEQQFYYRQAGDWIAAGPPRDAALISDEGGRGEHASFTGAFVGMLAYDLTGQGRSARFDSFAYHASK, from the coding sequence ATGATAAGCAATCCGATCCTTCCCGGATTTAACGCTGACCCATCGATTTGCCGGGTTGGCCCGGATTACTTCATCGCAACGTCTACCTTTGAATGGTATCCGGGTGTGCAAATCCACCACTCAACGGATTTGATCAATTGGAAATTGGTCTCTAGACCTCTGAAGCGGGTCGCACAGTTAGACATGCGCGGTAATCCTGATAGCTGTGGGATTTGGGCGCCGTGTCTTTCGTATTCGAATGGAAAATTCTGGTTGGTTTATACAGATGTAAAGCGTCTTGATGGCGCTTTTAAGGATACTCATAACTACATTGTAACGTGCTCCGACATCGACGGTGACTGGTCAGATCCCACTTATGTAAATTCATCCGGATTTGATCCATCGCTTTTTCATGATCGCGATGGTCAGAAGTGGTTTTTAAACATGCAATGGAACCACCGGGGTGATGGGACTGGCGGGAACCCTGCAAATGCTAGTTTTGATGGTATCCTATTGCAAAGATGGTCGGAATCTGGTGGCCTTACTGGGCCTGTTCATAATATATTTGCAGGCTCGCCCCTTGGGTTGGTGGAGGCTCCGCATTTGTTTTGGCGGGATGGGTATTATTACCTAACCACGGCAGAGGGCGGCACGGGGTATGATCATGCGGTCACTATGGCGCGTTCAAAAGACATCACTGGGCCTTATGAATTGCATCCAAACGCGCATCTGATTTGCCATTCCAATGCCCCCGATGACCCCATTCAAAGAACCGGTCACGGGCAGTATGTTGAAACGCTGGATGGCGAATTTTATCATACATTTCTGATGGGTAGACCGATTCCCGATGCCAATGGGAAAGGCCGCTATTGTCCTATGGGGCGCGAAACTGGCATTGAGAAATGCATCTGGAAAGACGGCTGGCTTTATCTGGAACACGGCGGCGCTCTGGCGCGTGAAACTGTGCCGCCCCCCAAAGCCGCCCAAACCGCAAAACGTGATGTCGGTATTGCGTCAGTATCGCATCGTTTTCGCGCAGGTCTGCCGGATGAGTTTCAATGGCTGCGCACGCCGCACCCTGAGCGGATTTTTCACACTGGTGCGGATGGGCTGACATTGATCGGGCGCGAAAGCATTGGCAGCTGGTTTGAGCAGGCATTAGTGGCCCGCCGCCAGACCGATTTTTCATATCGGGTCGAAACAACGCTCGCCACGTTTGATCCCGATACCTACCAGCAGGCAGCGGGGCTAACCACCTATTACAACCGGCATAAATTCCACGCGCTTGTGGTGAGCTATGAGGCGGGCGTCGGTCGGGTTTTAAGCCTAATGTCGTGCAACGGGGATTACCCTGAGGGTGCGCTTGAGCTGCCGCTCGCACAGCCGCTGCCTTTGGCCGATGGACCGGTTGAGCTGCGCGTTGATGTCGATCACGCTGAACAGCAGTTTTACTATCGCCAAGCCGGCGATTGGATTGCCGCCGGCCCACCGCGCGATGCCGCATTGATATCGGACGAAGGCGGCCGCGGCGAGCACGCTTCATTTACCGGTGCTTTTGTCGGTATGCTGGCCTATGATCTTACCGGGCAAGGCCGCAGCGCGCGGTTTGATAGTTTTGCGTATCATGCGTCAAAATAA
- a CDS encoding ABC transporter permease subunit produces the protein MTDVSASTLKGPSGPKPKRVFSSTNIMIYGTLLVVCLYYLLPLYVMIVTSLKGMPEIRMGNIFSPPVDVTYEPWVKAWAEACTGINCDGLSRGFWNSVWILVPSVILSIAIASVNGYALANWKFKGSEVFFTILIFGAFIPYQVMIYPIVILLRESGDGITNIIRLFDSDASNFRLMGSVWGLVIVHTIFGMPILTLLFRNYFTSVPEELFKAARVDGAGFWGIYFQIMLPMSLPIFVVAMILQVTGIWNDFLFGVIYTKPDTYPMTVQLNNIVNSVQGVKEYNVNMAATLLTGLVPLVIYFASGKLFVRGIAAGAVKG, from the coding sequence ATGACTGATGTTTCTGCAAGCACCCTCAAAGGCCCATCGGGTCCAAAACCCAAAAGAGTTTTCTCTTCGACCAACATCATGATCTATGGCACGCTTCTGGTTGTCTGTTTGTACTACCTTCTGCCGCTCTATGTAATGATCGTGACATCACTAAAAGGCATGCCCGAAATTCGGATGGGCAACATCTTTAGCCCGCCTGTTGATGTTACCTATGAGCCATGGGTTAAGGCTTGGGCAGAAGCGTGCACCGGCATTAACTGCGATGGGCTAAGCCGCGGGTTTTGGAATTCTGTTTGGATCCTTGTACCCTCCGTCATTCTTTCCATCGCAATTGCTTCGGTAAATGGCTACGCGCTTGCGAATTGGAAATTCAAAGGATCAGAGGTGTTTTTTACCATTCTGATTTTTGGGGCCTTCATCCCCTATCAGGTCATGATCTATCCCATAGTGATCTTGTTGCGTGAAAGCGGCGATGGAATTACCAACATAATTCGTCTGTTTGATAGTGATGCAAGCAACTTCCGCCTTATGGGATCTGTCTGGGGTTTGGTGATCGTTCACACCATTTTTGGCATGCCAATCCTAACGCTGCTGTTTCGGAACTATTTTACCTCCGTTCCTGAGGAGCTTTTCAAGGCGGCCCGTGTTGATGGCGCAGGGTTCTGGGGCATTTACTTTCAGATCATGCTGCCTATGTCTCTGCCAATTTTCGTGGTTGCCATGATTTTGCAGGTTACAGGGATCTGGAATGATTTCTTGTTTGGCGTGATCTATACCAAACCAGATACCTATCCGATGACAGTGCAGCTCAATAACATCGTAAACTCTGTCCAAGGTGTGAAGGAATACAATGTGAACATGGCGGCGACCCTTTTGACCGGTCTTGTTCCTCTTGTGATTTACTTCGCTTCTGGAAAACTCTTCGTCCGCGGCATCGCTGCCGGTGCTGTGAAAGGCTAA
- a CDS encoding ATP-binding cassette domain-containing protein, giving the protein MTGAVLKVENLCKSFGALPVSDAVNLEVKSGEIHAIIGPNGAGKSTLIGQIAGGLSPDTGSIFLNGQDITGLKMAHRAQLGLGRTFQISSLAMEMSVLENTILGAIGQRQDAHRFWSPVSRNADLGDIAMTALAAVGLSTHADQVVATLSHGQRRQLEVAVALTLRPKVFLMDEPMAGLGSEGTKTMTGFLDRLRQKAPILLVEHDMDAVFALADRISVLVYGKIIATGSVEDIRKNPEVRAAYLGNDETDS; this is encoded by the coding sequence ATGACCGGCGCTGTTCTAAAGGTGGAAAACCTGTGCAAATCTTTTGGCGCGCTCCCTGTCAGTGATGCGGTGAACCTAGAGGTAAAGAGCGGCGAAATTCATGCTATTATCGGCCCCAATGGCGCTGGAAAATCCACCTTGATTGGCCAGATAGCCGGGGGTCTAAGCCCCGATACCGGATCCATCTTCCTAAATGGTCAGGACATCACCGGGCTTAAAATGGCCCATCGGGCACAACTGGGACTTGGCCGCACCTTTCAAATTTCATCCCTCGCGATGGAAATGTCGGTGCTGGAAAACACCATTTTAGGGGCCATTGGTCAGCGTCAGGACGCCCATCGTTTTTGGTCGCCGGTTTCGCGAAATGCCGACCTTGGCGATATTGCTATGACCGCGCTAGCTGCGGTGGGTCTAAGCACTCATGCCGATCAGGTGGTCGCCACCCTGTCCCATGGCCAGCGCCGCCAGCTTGAGGTGGCGGTGGCTTTGACCCTGCGGCCGAAAGTGTTTTTGATGGATGAGCCGATGGCCGGGCTGGGCAGCGAGGGCACCAAGACCATGACCGGGTTCTTGGATCGGTTGCGGCAGAAGGCTCCGATCCTTTTGGTGGAACATGATATGGACGCTGTTTTTGCCCTTGCCGACCGGATCAGCGTGTTGGTTTACGGCAAGATCATTGCCACCGGCTCGGTTGAGGATATTCGCAAAAACCCCGAGGTACGCGCCGCATATCTGGGCAATGACGAGACGGACTCATGA
- the ugpC gene encoding sn-glycerol-3-phosphate ABC transporter ATP-binding protein UgpC, which translates to MANSVEIKNLDLSFGSIEVLKDLNLDIAEGEFLVLLGSSGCGKSTLLNCIAGLLEVTDGQIFIKGKNVTWAEPSDRGIGMVFQSYALYPQMTVKGNLSFGLKNAKVPKAEIEERVTRAAEILQIQPLLNRKPSALSGGQRQRVAIGRALVRDVEVFLFDEPLSNLDAKLRVDLRVEIKRLHQQLKNTMIYVTHDQIEAMTLADRIAIMRDGKIMQLGSPAEIYDLPMNKYVADFIGSPSMNFIQGDIKGQCFTVGDHKIPLKNYSAKVDLNDGQKAWIGIRPEHVVVGEAAKKSDYNATITADIVEPMGADTLVWSEFAGQPFRIRLGGTFPVSSGQELPIGINASTVSLFDLQSEERL; encoded by the coding sequence ATGGCAAATTCAGTTGAAATCAAAAATCTTGACCTCAGTTTCGGCTCTATTGAAGTCCTCAAAGACCTAAACCTTGATATCGCAGAGGGCGAGTTCCTTGTGTTGCTCGGGTCTTCGGGCTGCGGTAAATCCACCTTGCTAAACTGTATTGCTGGTCTGTTGGAAGTTACCGATGGTCAGATTTTCATTAAAGGTAAAAACGTCACTTGGGCGGAACCATCGGATCGCGGCATTGGGATGGTGTTCCAATCCTATGCGCTTTATCCGCAGATGACAGTTAAGGGGAACTTGTCCTTTGGTCTAAAGAACGCCAAAGTCCCGAAGGCTGAGATTGAAGAGCGCGTTACCCGCGCCGCTGAGATTCTTCAAATTCAGCCGCTCTTGAACCGCAAGCCAAGCGCCCTTTCTGGTGGTCAGCGCCAGCGTGTTGCGATTGGCCGCGCATTGGTTCGGGATGTTGAAGTATTTTTGTTTGACGAGCCGCTTTCCAATCTGGACGCCAAGCTGCGCGTGGACCTGCGGGTCGAAATTAAGCGGCTTCACCAACAACTTAAAAACACGATGATCTATGTGACCCATGACCAAATTGAAGCGATGACCCTTGCGGATCGCATTGCGATCATGCGGGATGGCAAGATCATGCAGTTGGGCAGCCCTGCAGAAATTTATGATTTACCTATGAATAAATATGTGGCGGACTTTATCGGTTCGCCGTCGATGAATTTCATTCAGGGTGACATCAAAGGTCAGTGTTTCACTGTGGGTGATCACAAAATTCCCTTGAAAAATTATTCAGCAAAAGTTGACTTGAATGATGGCCAGAAGGCATGGATTGGCATTCGACCTGAGCATGTGGTCGTTGGAGAAGCAGCCAAAAAATCGGACTATAACGCCACAATAACCGCAGATATTGTTGAGCCAATGGGCGCCGATACATTGGTTTGGAGCGAATTTGCAGGGCAACCCTTTAGGATTCGACTTGGTGGTACATTCCCGGTTTCGAGCGGTCAGGAACTGCCTATCGGAATTAATGCCTCTACGGTTTCTCTGTTCGATTTACAGTCCGAAGAGAGGCTTTAG
- a CDS encoding D-lyxose/D-mannose family sugar isomerase, whose amino-acid sequence MDRSEINEIILESDAFIRSFGYQLPPFAYWTPATLQERVRTDSAMIIDHALGWDITDYGKGIFRDLGLFLFTVRNGSRHNVDRGKGMLYAEKIMISHEQQISPMHRHNFKTEDIINKGGAALVLELFKASPSGDIDQHAEVTVRTDGSERKLPAGAHLRLQPGESVTLEPDCWHAFWGQGGSVLIGEVSNVNDDRTDNIFRDPIGRFSKIKENTEPTHLLVSDYDTWLKGPKQ is encoded by the coding sequence ATGGATCGTTCTGAAATAAACGAGATTATCTTGGAAAGTGACGCTTTTATCCGGTCGTTTGGCTATCAATTGCCGCCCTTTGCCTATTGGACACCCGCCACGCTTCAAGAGCGGGTGCGAACCGATAGCGCTATGATCATAGATCATGCGCTTGGCTGGGATATCACCGACTATGGCAAAGGCATTTTTCGTGATCTCGGGCTCTTTTTATTCACAGTGCGCAATGGAAGCCGCCATAATGTCGACCGCGGCAAAGGAATGCTATACGCGGAAAAAATCATGATTTCGCACGAACAGCAGATTAGCCCGATGCATCGGCACAATTTCAAAACTGAAGATATCATCAACAAGGGTGGCGCCGCGTTGGTGCTTGAGCTGTTCAAAGCCTCACCGTCGGGGGACATTGATCAACACGCCGAAGTAACCGTTAGAACCGATGGATCCGAGCGTAAGCTGCCAGCTGGGGCGCATTTAAGGCTGCAGCCGGGCGAAAGCGTTACCTTGGAGCCCGATTGCTGGCATGCGTTTTGGGGTCAAGGCGGTTCGGTGCTTATTGGTGAGGTTTCCAACGTCAATGATGACCGCACAGATAATATTTTTCGCGATCCCATTGGGCGGTTCTCAAAAATTAAAGAAAATACAGAGCCCACCCACCTTTTGGTTTCGGACTACGACACTTGGTTAAAAGGACCTAAACAATGA
- a CDS encoding alpha-glucosidase — protein MPKIVLVGAGSLQFGTCMLGDLFQSHALGGSEVILNDINQSAAMRTLKVAQDFIAEHDLDYSISAEPNLEKALLNADFVVISIEVGDRFALWDQDWKIPQQYGIAQIYGENGGPGGLFHSLRIIPPILEICEKVLQIAPNATVFNYSNPMSRICTTVHRKFPELNFIGICHEIASLERFLPSILKTKIDNIEYRAAGLNHFSVMTEVRYKNSGKDAYEDVLQNAEAFFTALPGYSEILSAKRASGTSVETEGWMEVDLSHIHDVRPWSDRWLFREIIARFGCFPITTDSHFGEYISWADECSDHRGILDFYTYYRNFLSDSDPKIEPVLKERVVPIMEGLVTDSGYEEAAVNIPNNGLIKDLPNWMVVEVPAVVSAQGISGIKTPIPKGFQGLLTNQIGVHNMTAEAVLSGRKDAVIQALMVDPVVTTAAQLPQLVDHMIAEQRPWLDYLK, from the coding sequence ATGCCAAAAATTGTACTAGTCGGCGCAGGAAGCCTGCAATTTGGAACCTGTATGCTGGGTGACCTTTTTCAAAGCCACGCATTGGGTGGATCGGAAGTTATTCTTAATGACATCAATCAAAGTGCCGCCATGCGGACCCTTAAAGTGGCGCAAGATTTCATTGCGGAACATGATCTTGACTATTCAATTTCGGCGGAGCCAAATCTTGAAAAAGCGCTCTTAAACGCTGATTTTGTGGTCATTTCAATTGAAGTGGGTGACCGCTTTGCGCTTTGGGATCAGGACTGGAAAATCCCGCAGCAATACGGCATAGCGCAAATCTACGGCGAAAACGGCGGACCGGGGGGGCTGTTTCATAGCCTAAGAATTATTCCACCGATTTTAGAGATTTGCGAAAAAGTTCTGCAAATTGCGCCAAATGCAACAGTGTTCAACTATTCCAACCCGATGAGCCGCATTTGCACCACAGTGCACCGCAAATTTCCCGAACTTAACTTCATTGGCATCTGTCATGAAATTGCATCCTTAGAGCGGTTTTTGCCGTCTATACTGAAAACCAAGATTGATAACATCGAATACCGCGCAGCCGGACTAAATCATTTTTCGGTGATGACCGAGGTGCGCTACAAAAACAGCGGCAAAGACGCTTATGAGGATGTTTTGCAAAACGCAGAAGCGTTCTTTACCGCGCTTCCAGGCTATTCGGAAATTCTGTCTGCCAAACGCGCCAGCGGCACATCGGTTGAAACCGAAGGCTGGATGGAGGTTGATCTGTCGCATATTCACGATGTGCGGCCCTGGTCGGACCGGTGGCTGTTTCGCGAAATCATCGCCAGATTTGGCTGCTTTCCGATCACCACGGACAGCCACTTTGGCGAATATATTTCTTGGGCAGATGAATGTTCTGATCATCGTGGGATATTGGATTTTTACACCTATTACCGGAATTTTCTAAGCGATAGCGATCCCAAAATTGAACCAGTGCTCAAAGAGCGGGTGGTGCCGATTATGGAAGGTCTTGTGACCGATAGCGGCTATGAAGAGGCGGCAGTCAATATCCCTAATAACGGATTGATTAAGGATTTGCCGAACTGGATGGTGGTTGAGGTTCCGGCGGTTGTAAGCGCACAAGGGATTAGCGGGATAAAGACCCCTATCCCCAAGGGCTTTCAGGGTCTTTTGACCAATCAAATCGGGGTTCATAATATGACCGCCGAAGCAGTGCTAAGCGGACGCAAAGACGCGGTGATCCAGGCCCTGATGGTTGATCCGGTGGTCACCACTGCCGCGCAATTGCCGCAACTGGTGGACCATATGATTGCCGAGCAAAGACCATGGCTTGATTATCTAAAATAG
- a CDS encoding phytanoyl-CoA dioxygenase yields the protein MRTHTAAEISHPTGKNQTTQLKDIQKKLPLRVLSQDDWQHWITKGFVVVKNAVSRADCARLEKVLWEFDEKDKDDPSTWYAPQRRPHVRAELNNVGMTEIYHHQTMWDNRQAQRVYDAFVDIWDQEDLWVAIDRANINPPKKVKANPEGFIHWDVDTAARPLPIGVQGILSIKEQDIETGGFQAVPYLFEFFEDWVKTQPDDRNPLLPDMTGLSRENVTLDPGDLLIFNSLLAHGVRPNHSDGRVRMAQYLSMAPAEPEDAAERAERIRLWREIEPPNRPDFPGDPRDWEKNHYGPAELTPLGRKLLGLDLWQEDAAQ from the coding sequence ATGCGCACCCATACAGCAGCGGAAATTAGTCACCCGACGGGTAAAAATCAAACAACCCAGCTTAAAGATATTCAAAAGAAATTACCACTGCGGGTTTTATCCCAAGATGATTGGCAGCATTGGATCACCAAAGGGTTTGTCGTGGTCAAAAATGCGGTTAGCCGCGCCGATTGCGCGCGACTTGAAAAGGTGCTTTGGGAATTTGATGAAAAGGACAAAGATGATCCCTCGACATGGTATGCGCCGCAGCGCCGCCCGCATGTGCGCGCCGAGCTGAACAATGTCGGGATGACGGAAATCTACCACCACCAAACCATGTGGGATAACCGCCAAGCGCAGCGTGTTTATGATGCCTTTGTCGATATCTGGGATCAAGAAGATCTGTGGGTGGCCATCGACCGCGCCAACATCAATCCGCCCAAGAAAGTCAAAGCAAATCCAGAAGGCTTTATTCATTGGGATGTGGATACCGCCGCGCGACCTCTGCCCATTGGCGTGCAGGGCATTTTATCCATCAAGGAACAGGATATCGAAACCGGCGGGTTTCAGGCGGTTCCCTATCTTTTTGAGTTCTTCGAAGATTGGGTAAAGACCCAGCCAGATGACCGCAATCCGCTACTGCCGGATATGACCGGTCTCAGCCGTGAAAATGTCACTTTAGATCCCGGTGATCTGCTAATCTTCAACTCGCTTCTGGCCCATGGTGTGCGGCCCAATCATTCCGACGGACGCGTGCGTATGGCGCAGTATTTATCCATGGCCCCGGCTGAACCAGAAGATGCGGCAGAGCGGGCCGAACGGATTAGACTGTGGCGCGAAATTGAACCCCCGAACAGACCCGATTTTCCCGGCGATCCACGCGATTGGGAAAAAAATCACTACGGCCCTGCCGAACTGACGCCTTTGGGGCGCAAGCTGTTGGGGTTGGATCTTTGGCAAGAGGATGCGGCCCAATAG
- a CDS encoding gfo/Idh/MocA family oxidoreductase, whose protein sequence is MSKLGIGIIGCGNISSAYLTLAPLFKGIEVRAVADINPLAAQEKADEFNVRAQSVEDLLCADDIDIVVNLTIPSAHFSTTRTILQAGKHAYSEKPLVLSLQEGKELAALAAENGLRVGSAPDTFLGGAHQQARALIDQGALGDIVGGTAHVMSHGMEHWHPNPDFFFLPGAGPMLDIGPYYVTNLIQLIGPVKRVAALTSAASATRLITSEPRSGETIPVKTPTNIHALLEFEQGATITLSTSWDVWAHRHENMELYGTEGSLYVPDPNFFGGDVDLIGKDGDVLEKPVFEHPFSVPNKDQIDGKMANYRAAGLADMAQAIAQNRPHRCSMEMAVHAVDVMTSVLKSGEQKEFVTVNTTCERPAALSPEDAANLLAEG, encoded by the coding sequence ATGTCAAAACTAGGTATTGGAATTATAGGCTGCGGAAATATCTCGTCAGCGTATTTGACATTGGCTCCTTTGTTTAAGGGCATCGAAGTTCGGGCAGTTGCTGATATCAATCCATTAGCCGCTCAGGAAAAGGCAGATGAGTTTAATGTGCGGGCCCAAAGTGTAGAGGACCTGCTGTGCGCAGATGATATAGATATTGTGGTTAATTTAACCATACCGTCAGCGCATTTTTCAACCACGCGGACAATTCTTCAGGCGGGCAAACACGCCTATTCTGAAAAGCCCTTGGTTCTGAGTTTGCAAGAGGGCAAAGAGCTCGCGGCGCTTGCGGCTGAAAACGGGCTGCGGGTCGGGTCCGCGCCTGATACATTTCTGGGCGGTGCGCATCAGCAGGCGCGCGCGTTGATTGATCAAGGCGCTTTGGGCGACATTGTTGGTGGCACTGCACATGTCATGAGCCACGGAATGGAGCATTGGCATCCAAATCCTGATTTCTTTTTTCTGCCCGGAGCCGGTCCAATGCTAGATATTGGGCCCTATTACGTGACAAATTTGATCCAGTTGATCGGGCCAGTTAAGCGGGTTGCCGCCTTGACGAGTGCGGCAAGTGCAACCCGATTAATCACCTCAGAGCCCCGCAGTGGGGAAACAATACCGGTCAAAACCCCCACCAACATCCATGCCTTGCTGGAATTTGAACAAGGCGCCACAATAACCTTATCAACCAGTTGGGATGTCTGGGCGCACCGGCATGAAAACATGGAATTATATGGCACTGAAGGATCACTTTATGTTCCCGATCCTAACTTTTTCGGTGGCGATGTGGACCTTATTGGAAAAGATGGTGATGTTTTGGAAAAACCTGTTTTCGAGCATCCGTTTTCTGTCCCAAATAAGGATCAGATCGATGGAAAAATGGCCAATTACCGTGCCGCAGGACTTGCCGATATGGCGCAAGCGATTGCACAAAACCGACCGCACCGATGTTCAATGGAAATGGCAGTTCATGCTGTTGATGTAATGACATCGGTATTGAAATCGGGCGAGCAAAAAGAATTTGTTACCGTCAATACCACTTGTGAGCGGCCTGCCGCACTTTCGCCCGAGGATGCGGCCAATTTGTTAGCAGAGGGATGA